The sequence TTTTCCGTGCCCAGGTGCTGGGTAAAAAGCCCTTTGTTGCAGGTTATATCAGAAGAGATGATTTCTCCGTTTTTAATGATTACCGCACCGGAGGTCACGATTCGGCTGTCCAGGATCTCTTTGTCCACGGTGAGGTTACCCAGGCAGTAAATAGTGGAGTTTTGCACAAATTTTATACTGACATTGCCCCGGGCATATACAGTGCCGCCGATCATTCCGTTGAGAACCGTAACATCTCCTGTGGCCCGAATTTCTCCACCGTCCACCGTGCCGACGCGGATCACATGGCCAATGGCTTTGAATCCGGCCTTGAGTGTCCCTTTGATGACGATCTCTCCGTCATAATCAATGTGTCCGGTTTCGAAGTTTACATCATTGGGTGCTGTAAAGACACGGCTTACCTGAATTTTGTTAGACCTATCAAGTGTCGGGGTGCCGCTGATTTCAGCATAAAGTTCAAGGCCGTCAGAAGAGCAGATCACTCCTTTGCCGTATTTCAGGCTTATGTCTGACACCGCAGGACTCAAAATAACCTGGTCCAAAATATTTCGGCCCTCGCCGGCTTCCGCCATGGGGAATTTTTTTGCCAGCAGGCTTCCTTTTTTGACCCAGGGGATAGGGCCTCTGTCTTTAAAATCAATGTTGCCGTTTTCATCAATATCCCCAGCCTTAAGGTGATCTGTTTCAAAAAAATATTCGATCCTGGCATCCTTGCCCGGTTTCGGATCAGTCCCCCGCGCCACTTGGAACGAATTGACCCTGAATCCCGATGAATCTATGAATTTTTCCACCTCCGAGCGATTCAACCAGGCCATAAACAATGCCGTTATCCTCCAGTTGTTCGATGATTTTGGCAGCAGTAACCGTGTCTTTAAATTTACCGGTTTTTCTTATAAATGCCGCCATACCGGAGGCATTAATTTCAAGCATCACGCCGCAGTCAAGCTCTCTGTTCAGCGAGTGATCTGTCTGTTCCGGCTCAGAATCTGCCGCAGGTTTGGATGGCCGGGCAGTCTCCTGGGGATTCTGCTCTTTTTTAAGCTGTCGTGTGATCTTCTGGTACTGATCCAGGTTAAGTGTCTGGTTTTGTATCCATGTTTTGCCGATAAATTCGGGTTGTTTCTTTTGCGATAGTATGTTTTTTTGCCGGGTCATCTCCCCAAGGAACCGTTCTTCGTTGACAAAACCAAGGTCAACAGCACAATTTCCGAACACCTGATTTTTCTGGATGGTTCTTAACGCAGCATAGGTGGCCAGAAGCGTGTTCATCTGTTTGTCGGTAAGGATATTTTCCTTTATAAAATAGTTCTTCAACGCAAGATCAAGGTTCTCTGAGCCGCGACATGCTTCAAGGGCTTGTGAACATTGAGCGTTTGTAATGAATTTTTTCTGTAGGGCAATTTTTTCAAGCATATAAATCGTCGAATTAAAGAAGAATACTATATTACTGTAGCATGCTAACCGTACTGTTACTCGACAGGTTGTTACAGAATGCCAATTCTTCCAATTTCTTCGTTGGAACAATAAATTTGATCCTCAGAATACTGCATGTATGCCTGCGGTCAAATTTATTTTCCGCCTTGAACTTGAAAAAATTATCTATTCCGTAACAACCTGTCGATGATCAAGTGTTACATTACCCCTCAAGTCGGAAATGAATTGTAGTCATTGTGGCCTATCAATGGTAAAACTGCAAGAAAAAACAAAACGTCCCGGCCGCTTTTAGATGAATTCAAGGCTGTTTTCCGGTGCAACCGCTAAACATTTAAAAAGCCGAATCATCAATTTTTAAAGAGGCTCTAAGGCTGCGGATTTGACAATAAATATTTGACAAAACCCGTGTTTTGGATTTATTACTCGATCATCAAGTATTACGAGGGTTGACTGCGTCTCCGGGCCAGCGGATAGGACATATCGACAGCCTGCCGACATAATTTATCATCCGCTACATAAATGCATTTTAAAAAACCGTCCATGTCTACAGGAAGTTAGGTGAATTCGGACAGATCTGCCAGGATGCATTTAAAACGATAACACCAAGGAGGTTTCTACATTGGAAAGCTACACCATTGAATCAAATAAGAAAAAGAGCAGGATTCCGGCCCGGCTGGATTTTCTCCAGAGCAGTACCGGTCTTTTTCTGGGTCTGTTCGTGTGGTTGCACATCGTTTTGAATGCCAGTATCATCCTTGGGCCGGGGGCCTTTAACTGGGTGTCAAAAAACATGGAACTGGCCTTTTTGTCCGATACCGGACATGGTTATCCCTTTGTCGTCTTTTTCGCCGTGTTTGTTGTGTTTACTTTGTTTGTTGTTCATGCGTTGCTAGGTATTCGGAAATTTCCTGTTTCCTGGAAACAGCACCGTATCATGAAAGACCAGATAGCCATGATGAAGCATCAGGATACCAATTTGTGGTATATCCAGGTCGTGACCGGTTTTATCATGTTTTTTGCCGGTTCTGTTCATCTTTACAGCATGCTTACACATCCGGGTTCCATTGATCTCTATCTGTGTGCCGACAGGGTGGTGTCTCAGAATATGTGGTTTGTCTACCTGATTTTACTGGTGTGCGTAGTGCTTCACGGCAACATCGGCCTTTACCGGCTGTGTATGAAATGGGGCTGGTTCCAGGGGAGTGATTATAAACGCGCCAGAAAGAATCGGATAAAACTGAAAAATTTGTGCAACAAGCTGATCATTATTTTTTTATGTGCAGGTCTTCTTGCTCTTTTGATCTTTGTGATTGTCGGCCTGCGCTATAAAGATGCTGAGCCCTACAAGGCCACCCACGCGGCCCGGACCCATGAGGCTGAGCCTGCAGCAGTGGACGCGTTTCATGAAGAGCCGTTTGATGCCGACGCAGTGCATGAACAAGCCACACCCCCTGTCGAAGAAACCCTGACCCATGACAACGCGCCTGCTGTCCAGGAATTCGAGTCCACCCACGAAGACGTGGTGAATGAACCGGGTGACGTCCAGGAAGGCGTTCAGGAAGAAGCCGCAGGTGATGATGACGTAGCCCATGAGGCTGAGTCTGCAGCAGCGGAATCGTTTCATGAAGAGCCATTTGACGCCGAAGCAGCGCATGAACAGATCGCATCCCCCATCGAAGAAACCGTGACCCATGACAACGCGCCTGTCTTTCAGGAATCTGAACCCGCTCACGACGACGCGATGGATGATCCGGGTGACGTCCAAGAAGAACTCCAGGAAGAAATTCAGGAAGAAGCTGCAGGTGATGAAGACGCAGCCCAAGAGGCACCTTTTGATGACGCCGGGCCTTCAGAATCCGAAGAAAACGCCGTTGAAGGGGAAGCCAACCATACTATTGACGGCGGCCGTGGTCCTCACGAAATACTCTAAAAAAGGGAAAGCCCAATGAATATCATATATACGGATTCACTTATCATCGGCGGTGGTTTGGCCGGGCTTCGCGTTGCCATTGCAGCCAAGCAAAGGGGCTATGATTCCATTATCCTGTCCCTGGTGCCCGCCAAACGGTCTCAATCTGCAGCGGCCCAGGGTGGCATGCAGGCAAGCCTTGGCGCCTGCGCCAAAGGCGAAGGGGATGATGAAGATCTCCACTTTGCAGACACGGTTAAAGGGTCTGACTGGGGGTGTGACCAGGATGTCGCCAGAATGTTTGTTAACACGGCTCCCAAAGCCATCCGCGAACTATCTGCCTGGGGTGTGCCCTGGTCCAGGGTCAGAGGCGGTGACGAGGAAATAATTGTCAACGGCAAGAAGGAGATCATCACTGAAAAGCAAGAGGCCCACGGCCTGATTACAGCCCGGAATTACGGTGGGACCCAAAAATGGCGCACCTGTTTTACCGCCGACGGTACCGGTCACACCATGCTCTATGCCATGGGCAACAAGGCCATCCAGATGGCAATTCCTGTCCATGAAAGAAAAGAGGCCATTGCCCTGATCCACGAAGACGGCGTGTGCTACGGTGCTGTGGTCCGGGATCTGATCACCGGTGAACTGATCGCCTATATTGCCAAAACCACCACCATTGCCACAGGCGGTTACGGCAAACTTTATGCGGTTTCGACCAATGCCGTGATCTGTGAAGGCATTGGCTGCGCCATTGCCCTGGAAACCGGTATTGCCACCCTGGGAAATATGGAAGCGGTTCAGTTTCATCCCACCGGTATGTTGCCGGCGGGTCTCCTGGCCAGCGAAGGGTGCCGGGGGGATGGCGGCAGGCTTCTGGATAAGGACATGTACCGCTTTATGCTTGACTACGAGCCTGATAAAAAAGAATTGGCCTCCCGCGATGTTGTGGCCCGGCACATGATCGAGCACATGCGAAAGGGCAAAGGGGTCCAGTCACCCCACGGAGAGCATCTCTGGCTGGACATCACCCTTTTGGGCCGCAAGCATATTGAAAAGAACCTGCGTGAGTTCAAAGAGATCTGCGAGTGCTTTTTGGGCATTGATCCGGTTGCGGAATACATCCCTGTAAGTCCCATCCAGCACTACTCCATGGGCGGGGTCAGAACCAAGGCGACAGGTGAAAGTCCGACTCTTAAAGGGCTGTTTTCAGCCGGTGAAGCCGCATGCTGGGATCTGCACGGGTTTAACCGCCTGGGTGGCAATTCTGTTGCTGAAACCGTTGTGGCCGGCATGATCGTCGGTGAATTTGTGGCTGATTATTGTGCTGCCAACAGCCTGAATATCTCCACCACCACGATTGAACACTTTGTGAATACAGAGCAGAAAAAGATTGGAGACTTGCTCACCCGGAAGTATGGACAAAACCCCTTTGAACTTAAAGCAGAGATGCAGAAAATTATGATGGACAAGGTGGGGGTTTTTCGCAACGCATCGGATTTGGAACAAGCTGTGGCAGCGCTTAAAAAGCTCAACCGGCGGGCAAAAAATGTGGCCGTGCGCAACAAGATCTCTTCGGCCAACCCCGAACTTGTGGAGGCCATGCGGGTACCCAAGATGATTAAATTAGCCCAGTGTGTGGCCTATGGTGCCTTGTTAAGGACCGAAAGCCGCGGCGCCCATGCCCGGGAAGATTTCCCGGAAAGAAATGATCGCGACTGGCTCAAGCGCACCTTGACTTCCTGGCCGGACGACGATGCGGATTTGCCGGAAGTCACCTATGAAGCGCTGGATGTTATGAAGATGGAATTGCCGCCGGGCTCCAGGGGGTATGGTGTGGACAATACCATTGATCACCCGGATACGGAAAAACGCGAGGCACAGATCAAAGAGATTAAAAAAGCCAACAAAAAGGCAGACCGCTTCGAGATGCAGGAGCTGCTTAACCCCACTCCCATCCCGGAAAAATTGAAAGGCAAAAATGAGCGTATCGGCAGGGGGTATAAATAATGGATCAAGAAAGCAGAATTTTAAAATTTGAAATATTTCGGTACAACCCTCAGAAAAAAAACGACACGCCGCGCATGAAAACCTATGAGGTTACCGAAACCCTGGGGATGACCATTTTTATTGCATTAAACCAGATCCGGGAGCAACAGGATTCCTCCTTACAATTTGATTTTATCTGCCGGTCCGGGATGTGCGGTTCCTGCGGCATGGTGATCAACGGTAAACCTGATCTGGCCTGCCGGACCCTGACCTCAACATTTGAAGATGGGCAGATTACCCTGCTGCCTCTGCCTGGATTTGAGCTCATCGGTGATCTGTCCGTGAATACGGGCAAATTCATGCAGGCCATGAGCGAGCGGGTAAAATCCTGGATACATGATGTGGATGCTGACAACATGGATTATAACACGTTGGAAGAGCGCATGGACCCCGATATCATGGATGAGGTATATGAGTTGGAACGCTGCATCGAGTGTGGGTGTTGTGTGTCTGCCTGCGCCACAAAACGTATGCGCCCGGACTTTCTGTCCGCCGTGGGTTTCATGCGTCTGGCCCGGTTTCATCTGGATCCCAGGGACAAGCGGACCGATGAAGAGTTTTACGAGATCATGGGTGATGACGACGGGATATTCGGCTGCATGACCCTTCTGGGGTGCGAGGATCACTGCCCTAAGAATCTGCCGCTTCAGACTCAAATTGCATTCCTGAGGCGCAGGATGGCCATGGTTAACTAGGAACACATAAAAAATATAAAAGAAAATTGGACAATTGGTCCGGACTTTTATATTAAATATTTCAAATAATGGCGGCAGGCGGCAGGGATTTAAACCTGCTGCTTGTCAGATCTTCTAAAAGAGGGACAAACTACAAAGAGGGAAAAACGAATGGAATTTAACTATGAACCCATGTTTCCGTTAGAAAAGGATACAAAAACCCAATACCGCCTGTTGACCAAGGACCATGTCCGGGTCCGGGAATTTGAGGGCAAGGATGTGGTCATGGTGGAGCCCGTTGCATTGACTCTGCTGGCCAATGCCGCATTTAAGGATGTTGCCCATCTGTACCGGGCCGAACATCTGGAACAGGTGCGGGCCGTGATTGATGACCCTGAAAGTTCTGACAATGACCGTTATGTGGCCCTGGAACTCTTGAAGAACGCTGTCATCTCGGCTGAAAAAGTATATCCCATGTGTCAAGACACCGGCACCGCCATCATTATGGGCAAAAAGGGTCAGCAGATCTGGACCTGGTCCGAGGATGAGCGCGAATTGTCCAAAGGCGCCTTTGAAGCCTATACACAAAACAATTTGCGGTATTCCCAGAATGCACCGCTCACCATGTACGATGAAGTGAATACCAAAAACAATCTGCCGGCTCAGGTGGATCTCGCTGCGGTCCAGGGCGATGAATACAACTTCCTGTTCATGGCCAAAGGCGGTGGATCTGCAAATAAAAGCGCCTTGTTCCAGATGACCAAGGCCGTACTTAATACCGAAGAAGGCCTGATTGACTTCATGCTCAAAGAAATGAAGCATCTGGGTACAGCAGCCTGTCCCCCCTATCACATCGCATTTGCTATTGGTGGAACTTCTGCGGAACTCAATCTCAAGGTGGTAAAGTTGGCATCGGCCAAATATTTGGATAATCTGCCCACCAAGGGCAGCGAAACCGGCCATGCGTTCAGAGACATTGACCTTGAGCAAAAAGTTCTGGCTCGGTCCAGAGAATTAGGGCTTGGGGCACAGTTCGGCGGCAAATACTTTGCCCTGGATATCCGGATCGTAAGGCTGCCCCGCCACGGTGCATCCTGTCCCGTCGGCATTGGCGTTTCCTGTTCTGCCGACCGGCAGATCAAGGGTAAAATCACCCGGGACGGCGTGTTCCTGGAACAACTGGTTGAAAACCCGGCGGAATATTTGCCGACCGGCGAACTTGAAATGGCACCCGCTGTTGAGATTGACCTGAATCGTCCCATGGATGAAGTTCGGGCAGAACTGACCAAATATCCGGTATCCACCCGCCTGTCTTTGAGCGGGAAAATCATTGTGGCCAGAGACATTGCCCATGCCAAGTTCATGGAACGGCTTGAGGCGGGCGAAGGACTGCCCGATTACGTTAAAAATCATATCATCTATTATGCCGGTCCGGCAAAAACGCCTGAAGGCGAAGCATCAGGATCATTCGGGCCCACCACAGCCGGCCGCATGGATCCCTATGTGCCTATTTTCCAGAAAGAAGGCGGTTCCATGATCATGCTGGCCAAGGGCAACCGGTCCCAGGTCGTTACTGATGCCTGCAAGACCTATGGTGGTTTTTATCTGGGCTCCCCTGGCGGTCCGGCCGCACGTTTGGGCAAGGATTTTATTAAAAAGGTCGAGTTGGTTGAATATGAAGAACTGGGCATGGAAGCCGTGTGGATGATCACGGTGGAAAATTTCCCTGCGTTTATCATTGTTGATGATAAGGGTAATGATTTTTTTGAAGGCCTGGTATAATTAATCCAATACTCAATCTGTTTTTAAAATCAAACAGGACAGGGAGGGCTGCCGAATCTATTTACGGTGCCTGTCTGTCCTGTTTTCATCTCTGGACAGGAGAATTCTATGGAAGTCATTTTGCTGATGGCCTCAACCGTGGACGGTCTGATTGCCCGGAATTCCAGCCAGATTGTGGACTGGACCGGGAAAGCCGATAAAAAATATTATGTGGAAGTGACCAAAAAGGCAGGTGTCATGATCATGGGATCAAAAACCTATGACACCATTGGCAAACCCTTGCCGGATCGCCTTAATGTCGTAATGACCCGGGATAAATCCAGGCAAAGTGATCAGGAGAACCTGATATTTACGGACCAGTCTCCGGCCAAGATTCTTGAAGACCTTGAGCTTAAGGGGTACACCAGCGCCGTTTTAGTTGGTGGTGCCACCGTCAATACAATGTTTATCCGGGATAACCTGATCACCCAGATACACCTGACCTTGGTGCCCCGGCTGTTCGGTTCTGGCCTGTCTTTATTTGCCCCGCCCCTTGACCTTGACCTTGGCTTGTCGCTGGAGTCCACTAAAGATCTCGGAGACGGGCACATTTTGCTCATTTATCATGTGGGAAATCATGAAAAACAGTAATGCTGCACATAAGAAAAAAAATTTCGTTGTCCGCTTTTTTGAGTGGATCGCAAAGGGGACCCAAAAGGCCAATCAACAGGGCCGTGGTCCCTGCAAATCCTGAGGCCCGAAAAAGTGATTGGCCCGTGAGGCCAAAAATTTGGGCTTGATTCTATTGTCGGCCATTTTTTTGTAGGGGCAATCCCCCTGTGGTTGCCCTCGTTAGGGCAGGCACAGGGGCCTGCCCCTACAGCGGCCGACGTTAGAACCAATCCCAAAAATTCTTACCCTGTATATGAAAAGGAGTGCTCATTATGTATAAAAATCAAAGAATCCGGGTTGCCCCGATCTGCTGCGGGTTGGCTTTCCTGTGTGTTTTACTGGTGTGGGCTGTACCCGTTGGTGCCGCTACCAAGGAAAATACCTTTAAACTGGATCAATTCATTGATCCCGAGACCTGTGGGGCATGCCACGATGAGATTATGGCCCAGTGGGAGGGTTCCCTGCACAACCTTTCCCATAAAGATCCGATTTATATCCGGGTAGCAAAATTTTTTCGCGAGGGCCTGACTGATGCCGGTCAGATTGAGGAGGCAGAGTCCTGCGTGAAGTGCCATACCCCTGTGGGATTTGTTACCGGTTTCCCGACAAAAACCTCCGATGATCTTTCCAAAACTCCGGATATCCCTGCCCAGGGCATCCAATGTGACTATTGCCACGTGGCCGTAGACGTTACCCAAATGTACAATAACGGACTGGTGTTATCCCCGGGTCAGGGTGAAGATGATCCCGGTGTCAAGTATGGTCCGTTTGATGATGCTGAACCTGATTTTCACGATGCCGCGTTCTCGAAACTGCATACGGATTCAAAAATTTGCGGTACCTGCCACGATGTCAAGCATGTGGCCTTTGGCACCGACCTTGAAACTACATATACGGAATGGGTAAACAGTCCGTATAACAGCCCTGATCCTGAAAAGCATGTTCCCTGCCAGGGCTGCCACATGTACCAGCGGCCCGGGGTGCCGGCTACCGGATCGACGCCTCGGCCTGAGAATCCGGGCAGTGCTGCGGACGGTGCAAAGCAGCGGCCCCATATCTTCACCCACAATTTTGTGGGCGCCAACTCCGGCGTACCGGCAATGTTTAATGCCGATGATAAATCAGCCATGGCTGTGGAACGTCTGAAACATGCGGCAGATATTTTCCTGGTTATGACGGATGCTCGCACCGCCCGGGTCGTTGTGAGCAATACCGGTGCCGGCCA comes from uncultured Desulfobacter sp. and encodes:
- a CDS encoding FapA family protein: MAWLNRSEVEKFIDSSGFRVNSFQVARGTDPKPGKDARIEYFFETDHLKAGDIDENGNIDFKDRGPIPWVKKGSLLAKKFPMAEAGEGRNILDQVILSPAVSDISLKYGKGVICSSDGLELYAEISGTPTLDRSNKIQVSRVFTAPNDVNFETGHIDYDGEIVIKGTLKAGFKAIGHVIRVGTVDGGEIRATGDVTVLNGMIGGTVYARGNVSIKFVQNSTIYCLGNLTVDKEILDSRIVTSGAVIIKNGEIISSDITCNKGLFTQHLGTEKSVPNTVTFGVDTFTTRELKNIQDRIEHTMDEQELIFEKLNSLSVEIFRDTTNTLGLVHKIDRARQENFLLSKSPEDTTSRGLKSQIQVNKRLLVRLDRELNHLIDRIEKKKSRRKKFKAELSQLESTLEKLRSEQGNFTQWKQRNPGVAQAVVTGQVIPGTLIKGPDVSLEITNIRKNVKIFQTLAAQNGDTALEIEIVDNIRPK
- a CDS encoding fumarate reductase flavoprotein subunit, yielding MNIIYTDSLIIGGGLAGLRVAIAAKQRGYDSIILSLVPAKRSQSAAAQGGMQASLGACAKGEGDDEDLHFADTVKGSDWGCDQDVARMFVNTAPKAIRELSAWGVPWSRVRGGDEEIIVNGKKEIITEKQEAHGLITARNYGGTQKWRTCFTADGTGHTMLYAMGNKAIQMAIPVHERKEAIALIHEDGVCYGAVVRDLITGELIAYIAKTTTIATGGYGKLYAVSTNAVICEGIGCAIALETGIATLGNMEAVQFHPTGMLPAGLLASEGCRGDGGRLLDKDMYRFMLDYEPDKKELASRDVVARHMIEHMRKGKGVQSPHGEHLWLDITLLGRKHIEKNLREFKEICECFLGIDPVAEYIPVSPIQHYSMGGVRTKATGESPTLKGLFSAGEAACWDLHGFNRLGGNSVAETVVAGMIVGEFVADYCAANSLNISTTTIEHFVNTEQKKIGDLLTRKYGQNPFELKAEMQKIMMDKVGVFRNASDLEQAVAALKKLNRRAKNVAVRNKISSANPELVEAMRVPKMIKLAQCVAYGALLRTESRGAHAREDFPERNDRDWLKRTLTSWPDDDADLPEVTYEALDVMKMELPPGSRGYGVDNTIDHPDTEKREAQIKEIKKANKKADRFEMQELLNPTPIPEKLKGKNERIGRGYK
- a CDS encoding fumarate reductase iron-sulfur subunit; translation: MDQESRILKFEIFRYNPQKKNDTPRMKTYEVTETLGMTIFIALNQIREQQDSSLQFDFICRSGMCGSCGMVINGKPDLACRTLTSTFEDGQITLLPLPGFELIGDLSVNTGKFMQAMSERVKSWIHDVDADNMDYNTLEERMDPDIMDEVYELERCIECGCCVSACATKRMRPDFLSAVGFMRLARFHLDPRDKRTDEEFYEIMGDDDGIFGCMTLLGCEDHCPKNLPLQTQIAFLRRRMAMVN
- a CDS encoding fumarate hydratase — translated: MEFNYEPMFPLEKDTKTQYRLLTKDHVRVREFEGKDVVMVEPVALTLLANAAFKDVAHLYRAEHLEQVRAVIDDPESSDNDRYVALELLKNAVISAEKVYPMCQDTGTAIIMGKKGQQIWTWSEDERELSKGAFEAYTQNNLRYSQNAPLTMYDEVNTKNNLPAQVDLAAVQGDEYNFLFMAKGGGSANKSALFQMTKAVLNTEEGLIDFMLKEMKHLGTAACPPYHIAFAIGGTSAELNLKVVKLASAKYLDNLPTKGSETGHAFRDIDLEQKVLARSRELGLGAQFGGKYFALDIRIVRLPRHGASCPVGIGVSCSADRQIKGKITRDGVFLEQLVENPAEYLPTGELEMAPAVEIDLNRPMDEVRAELTKYPVSTRLSLSGKIIVARDIAHAKFMERLEAGEGLPDYVKNHIIYYAGPAKTPEGEASGSFGPTTAGRMDPYVPIFQKEGGSMIMLAKGNRSQVVTDACKTYGGFYLGSPGGPAARLGKDFIKKVELVEYEELGMEAVWMITVENFPAFIIVDDKGNDFFEGLV
- a CDS encoding multiheme c-type cytochrome, which produces MYKNQRIRVAPICCGLAFLCVLLVWAVPVGAATKENTFKLDQFIDPETCGACHDEIMAQWEGSLHNLSHKDPIYIRVAKFFREGLTDAGQIEEAESCVKCHTPVGFVTGFPTKTSDDLSKTPDIPAQGIQCDYCHVAVDVTQMYNNGLVLSPGQGEDDPGVKYGPFDDAEPDFHDAAFSKLHTDSKICGTCHDVKHVAFGTDLETTYTEWVNSPYNSPDPEKHVPCQGCHMYQRPGVPATGSTPRPENPGSAADGAKQRPHIFTHNFVGANSGVPAMFNADDKSAMAVERLKHAADIFLVMTDARTARVVVSNTGAGHSLPTGLGDLRQVWVEVTLTDSDGKTVFQTGVPDNNNELPENTVMFKVTLGDGLGNPVINMAKAKEILSDTRIPVGKSAARLFNLKVTPEKGYTLTARLLYRSMPQKILNLLPGPALGPLPVVEMAAVQKTF
- a CDS encoding dihydrofolate reductase family protein, which codes for MEVILLMASTVDGLIARNSSQIVDWTGKADKKYYVEVTKKAGVMIMGSKTYDTIGKPLPDRLNVVMTRDKSRQSDQENLIFTDQSPAKILEDLELKGYTSAVLVGGATVNTMFIRDNLITQIHLTLVPRLFGSGLSLFAPPLDLDLGLSLESTKDLGDGHILLIYHVGNHEKQ
- a CDS encoding fumarate reductase cytochrome b subunit, with the translated sequence MESYTIESNKKKSRIPARLDFLQSSTGLFLGLFVWLHIVLNASIILGPGAFNWVSKNMELAFLSDTGHGYPFVVFFAVFVVFTLFVVHALLGIRKFPVSWKQHRIMKDQIAMMKHQDTNLWYIQVVTGFIMFFAGSVHLYSMLTHPGSIDLYLCADRVVSQNMWFVYLILLVCVVLHGNIGLYRLCMKWGWFQGSDYKRARKNRIKLKNLCNKLIIIFLCAGLLALLIFVIVGLRYKDAEPYKATHAARTHEAEPAAVDAFHEEPFDADAVHEQATPPVEETLTHDNAPAVQEFESTHEDVVNEPGDVQEGVQEEAAGDDDVAHEAESAAAESFHEEPFDAEAAHEQIASPIEETVTHDNAPVFQESEPAHDDAMDDPGDVQEELQEEIQEEAAGDEDAAQEAPFDDAGPSESEENAVEGEANHTIDGGRGPHEIL